In one Armatimonadota bacterium genomic region, the following are encoded:
- a CDS encoding Hsp20/alpha crystallin family protein, translating to MSIIRWEPFDEMMSLRESMDRLFEDFFTRRPRAAAPLVWQPATEVFETDSEVVVKAELPGIDPKSVTVTITAEGLSIKGEAKADHEEKGRNYYRRELRYGAFQRTIPLPTEVKSEETKASFRHGILEVKVPKAERVRPKTVKVEVEG from the coding sequence ATGAGCATTATCCGCTGGGAGCCCTTTGACGAGATGATGTCCCTGCGGGAGTCAATGGACCGCCTGTTCGAGGACTTCTTTACCCGGCGGCCCCGTGCGGCGGCGCCGCTGGTCTGGCAGCCCGCGACCGAGGTCTTCGAAACCGACAGCGAGGTTGTGGTGAAGGCCGAGCTGCCCGGGATAGACCCCAAGAGCGTCACCGTGACCATCACCGCCGAGGGCCTGAGCATCAAGGGAGAGGCCAAGGCCGACCACGAAGAGAAGGGACGCAACTACTACAGGCGCGAGTTGCGCTACGGCGCGTTTCAGCGTACTATCCCGCTGCCGACCGAGGTGAAGAGCGAGGAGACAAAGGCCTCGTTCCGCCACGGCATTCTCGAGGTGAAGGTTCCGAAGGCCGAGCGGGTGAGGCCGAAGACCGTAAAGGTAGAGGTCGAAGGCTAG
- the trxB gene encoding thioredoxin-disulfide reductase has translation MRDITILGGGPAGLTAAIYTARANLAPLVIEGAAAGGQLTTATIVENYPGFAKGILGPALMKTMRKQAVRVGAEFVSEDATEVEFGRRPFGITVASGQRFESRAVIVATGASAKLLGVPGESRLMGRGVSVCAVCDGFFFRNRDVIVIGGGDSAVEEALYLANLAQTVSLVHRRDELRASKVMAERAAAHPKIAFVWNSVVEEILGGDAVTGVRLRNVKTSEQTEVAADGVFVAIGHVPNTTLFRGQLDLDEAGYIRLRERSLTSVDGVFAAGDVHDPTYRKAITAAGFGCMAAIDVDRWLHTQRI, from the coding sequence ATGCGCGACATCACAATCCTCGGCGGCGGACCCGCCGGCCTCACTGCGGCCATATACACGGCCCGCGCCAACCTGGCGCCGCTGGTCATCGAGGGTGCCGCAGCCGGCGGGCAGCTCACGACCGCCACGATCGTGGAGAACTACCCGGGGTTCGCGAAGGGGATACTGGGGCCCGCGCTGATGAAGACGATGCGGAAGCAGGCCGTGCGGGTGGGGGCCGAGTTCGTCTCGGAGGACGCAACCGAGGTGGAGTTCGGCCGGCGGCCGTTTGGCATCACGGTGGCATCGGGCCAGCGGTTCGAGTCGCGGGCCGTCATCGTGGCCACCGGCGCTTCGGCGAAGCTTCTCGGGGTGCCTGGGGAGTCGCGATTGATGGGCCGCGGAGTGTCCGTCTGCGCCGTCTGCGATGGCTTCTTCTTCCGCAACCGAGATGTGATCGTGATCGGCGGCGGCGACTCGGCCGTGGAGGAAGCCCTCTACCTGGCCAACCTGGCACAGACGGTCTCCCTGGTGCACCGCCGGGACGAGCTGCGGGCCAGCAAGGTCATGGCGGAGCGCGCGGCGGCCCATCCCAAGATCGCCTTCGTCTGGAACAGCGTGGTAGAGGAGATCCTGGGCGGCGACGCGGTGACCGGCGTGCGGCTCCGGAACGTAAAGACCTCTGAGCAGACCGAGGTGGCGGCCGACGGCGTGTTTGTCGCGATCGGCCACGTGCCCAACACGACCCTGTTTCGGGGACAGCTCGACCTCGACGAGGCCGGCTACATTCGGCTGCGAGAAAGGTCACTCACCAGCGTTGATGGGGTCTTCGCCGCGGGCGACGTGCACGACCCTACGTACCGCAAGGCGATCACCGCCGCAGGATTCGGCTGCATGGCCGCGATTGACGTGGATCGCTGGTTGCATACCCAGAGGATCTAG
- the clpB gene encoding ATP-dependent chaperone ClpB gives MRFDKFTEKAQEALIGAQQAAAARGHQASDPEHLLLALTEQPEGLIPQLLLRLGADPRVLRTRLVADLERRPRVEGSPPAAGIVISPRLARVLEASQREADRLTDEYISTEHLLLGLLASHDSEAARHLSEMGVTPEGAYKALGEIRGQQRVTDPNPENKYQALEKYGRDLTQLAASGKLDPVIGRDDEVRRVIQVLSRRTKNNPVLIGDPGVGKTAIAEGLAQRIVKGDVPEGLKSRRVVQLDMGALVAGTKYRGEFEDRLKAVLREIASAEGQISVFIDELHTVVGAGAAEGAIDAANLLKPMLARGELHAIGATTLDEYRKHIEKDAALERRFQPVLVGEPSVEETISILRGLKERYEVHHGVRITDPAVIAAAMLSDRYISARFLPDKAIDLMDEAASRLRMEIDSKPAELDEVDRRVMQIEIEREALRRETDPASRERLERLEEELASLTERSGALRGQWDQEKQAITAIRETKQRIEEARRQIEDAERRADLEAAARLRYGTVPELERQMRGQEEHLRTVQAGGRLLNEEVTPDEVAEVVARWTGIPVQRLLEGEMAKLLHLEERLHERVIGQGEAVSAIADAIRRARAGLKDPRRPIGAFMFLGPTGVGKTELARALAEQLFDDEDAMVRLDMSEYQERHTTSRLVGAPPGYVGFEEGGQLTEAVRRRPYRVILLDEIEKAHPDVLNILLQVMEDGRLTDGHGRTVDFKNTAIIMTSNLGSRHLQGLEARDASSYEMARMLVLGELRKTVRPEFLNRIDEIIVFRPLSEEQLVEIVGLQASALARRLAAQGMGIEVTEAARKYLAKEGYSPDFGARPLRRLIQREIENVVARKILAGDLRQGETMHVDYQGDHLVFTAL, from the coding sequence ATGCGATTCGACAAGTTCACGGAGAAGGCGCAGGAGGCGCTGATCGGCGCCCAGCAGGCCGCCGCGGCGCGCGGACACCAGGCGTCCGACCCGGAGCACCTGCTGCTGGCGCTCACGGAACAGCCCGAAGGGTTGATACCGCAGTTGCTGCTGCGCCTCGGCGCCGACCCCCGCGTTCTGCGCACCCGCCTGGTCGCTGACCTGGAGCGCCGACCGCGCGTGGAGGGAAGTCCGCCCGCCGCCGGCATCGTGATCTCGCCTCGCCTGGCACGCGTGCTGGAGGCCTCGCAGCGGGAGGCCGACCGGCTCACCGACGAGTACATCAGCACCGAGCACCTGCTGCTGGGCCTGCTAGCATCGCACGACAGCGAGGCCGCCCGGCACCTCTCCGAGATGGGGGTTACGCCTGAAGGCGCCTACAAGGCCCTTGGAGAGATACGCGGGCAGCAGCGCGTCACGGATCCCAATCCCGAGAACAAGTACCAGGCGCTGGAGAAGTACGGCCGCGACCTCACGCAACTCGCGGCTTCGGGCAAACTGGATCCGGTCATCGGCCGCGACGACGAGGTCCGCCGCGTGATTCAGGTCCTCAGCCGCCGCACCAAGAACAACCCGGTGCTGATCGGCGACCCGGGCGTCGGCAAGACCGCCATAGCCGAGGGCCTGGCGCAGCGGATCGTGAAAGGCGACGTGCCCGAAGGGCTCAAATCCAGGCGCGTAGTGCAGCTGGACATGGGAGCGCTGGTCGCCGGGACCAAGTATCGGGGCGAGTTCGAGGACCGCCTCAAGGCGGTGCTCCGCGAGATCGCCTCGGCCGAAGGCCAGATCAGCGTCTTCATTGACGAGCTGCACACCGTGGTCGGCGCCGGCGCGGCCGAGGGGGCCATTGACGCGGCAAATCTGCTGAAGCCGATGCTGGCGCGCGGCGAGCTGCACGCGATCGGCGCCACCACGCTCGACGAGTACCGGAAGCACATCGAGAAGGACGCGGCGCTGGAGCGGCGCTTCCAGCCGGTGCTCGTGGGCGAGCCGTCGGTGGAGGAGACGATCAGCATCCTGCGCGGACTGAAGGAGCGCTACGAGGTCCATCACGGGGTGCGGATCACCGACCCCGCGGTCATCGCCGCCGCGATGCTTTCCGACAGGTACATCAGCGCGCGGTTCCTGCCCGACAAGGCCATAGACCTGATGGACGAGGCGGCCAGCCGGCTGCGCATGGAGATTGACAGCAAGCCCGCCGAGCTGGACGAGGTGGATCGCCGCGTCATGCAGATCGAGATCGAGCGCGAGGCCCTGCGCCGAGAGACCGACCCCGCCAGCCGGGAGCGCCTGGAGCGGCTCGAGGAGGAGCTGGCTTCGCTGACGGAAAGGTCCGGGGCCCTGCGGGGGCAGTGGGACCAGGAGAAGCAGGCGATTACCGCCATCCGCGAGACCAAGCAACGGATAGAGGAGGCCCGACGCCAGATAGAGGACGCTGAGCGGCGTGCCGATCTGGAGGCCGCGGCGCGGCTTAGATACGGGACCGTGCCGGAGCTGGAGCGCCAGATGCGCGGCCAGGAAGAGCACCTGCGGACGGTTCAGGCCGGCGGGCGGCTGCTCAACGAGGAGGTCACCCCGGACGAGGTGGCCGAGGTGGTAGCGCGCTGGACGGGCATCCCGGTGCAGCGGCTGCTGGAAGGCGAGATGGCCAAGCTGCTGCACCTCGAGGAGCGGCTGCACGAGCGGGTGATCGGCCAGGGCGAAGCCGTGAGCGCCATCGCCGACGCGATCCGGCGCGCCCGGGCCGGCCTGAAGGACCCCCGCCGGCCCATTGGCGCCTTCATGTTCCTGGGCCCCACCGGCGTGGGCAAGACCGAGCTGGCGCGTGCCCTTGCCGAGCAGCTCTTCGACGACGAGGACGCCATGGTGCGCCTGGACATGTCGGAGTACCAGGAGCGGCACACCACCAGCCGGCTCGTCGGCGCGCCCCCGGGCTATGTGGGATTCGAGGAAGGCGGGCAGCTCACCGAGGCGGTCAGGCGGCGGCCCTATCGCGTGATCCTCCTTGACGAGATCGAGAAGGCACACCCGGACGTGCTGAACATCCTGCTTCAGGTCATGGAGGACGGCCGGCTGACCGACGGTCACGGCCGGACCGTGGACTTCAAGAACACGGCCATCATCATGACCAGCAACCTGGGCAGCAGGCACCTGCAGGGCCTGGAGGCCCGGGATGCTTCATCGTACGAGATGGCCCGGATGCTCGTGCTGGGCGAGTTGCGCAAGACCGTCCGGCCAGAGTTCCTGAACCGCATAGACGAGATCATCGTGTTCCGCCCTCTCTCCGAGGAGCAGCTCGTCGAGATCGTCGGGCTCCAGGCCAGTGCGCTGGCCCGGCGGCTGGCCGCGCAAGGCATGGGCATCGAGGTAACCGAGGCAGCGAGGAAGTACCTGGCCAAGGAGGGGTACAGTCCAGACTTCGGCGCCCGCCCTCTTCGCCGGCTGATCCAGCGGGAGATCGAGAACGTCGTCGCCCGCAAGATACTGGCCGGGGATCTGCGGCAGGGGGAGACTATGCACGTGGACTATCAGGGCGACCACCTGGTGTTTACCGCGCTATAA
- a CDS encoding MerR family transcriptional regulator has translation MDAITQAQESRPGGGGVRERRDTRPVYVISVAAEITGLHPRTLRIYEMKGLLAPVRRNRIRLYSDDDIERVRMIRRLIEAHRLNLAGVRLILEVVERLGYGNEERVESTMQWLVERILEHQGGRKR, from the coding sequence ATGGACGCTATCACTCAGGCCCAGGAGAGCAGGCCAGGAGGTGGCGGGGTGCGGGAACGCAGGGATACCAGGCCGGTCTACGTGATAAGCGTCGCGGCCGAGATAACCGGGCTACACCCCCGCACGCTGCGTATCTACGAGATGAAGGGCCTGCTCGCCCCGGTGCGGCGCAACCGGATCCGGCTGTACTCGGACGACGACATCGAGCGGGTGCGCATGATCCGGCGGCTGATCGAGGCCCACCGGCTCAACCTTGCCGGGGTGCGGCTGATACTGGAGGTGGTGGAGCGGCTGGGATACGGCAACGAAGAGCGCGTTGAGAGCACCATGCAGTGGCTGGTCGAACGAATACTAGAGCATCAGGGAGGGAGAAAGAGATGA
- the trxA gene encoding thioredoxin: MAKPVAVTEQTFDAEVLKSDLPVLVDFWAEWCSPCRMVAPIVEELAGEYAGRVKVTKVDVDSNQNLAIRYNVMGIPTLGVFKGGEMIERIVGFMPKPELKRRLDGALGADLKKSG, encoded by the coding sequence ATGGCCAAGCCAGTGGCAGTGACCGAGCAGACGTTTGACGCGGAGGTCCTGAAATCCGACCTACCCGTCCTGGTGGACTTCTGGGCGGAGTGGTGCAGCCCGTGCCGCATGGTGGCGCCCATCGTGGAGGAACTGGCCGGCGAGTACGCGGGCCGGGTCAAGGTCACCAAGGTAGATGTGGACAGCAACCAGAACCTGGCTATTCGATACAATGTCATGGGTATCCCCACCCTCGGGGTCTTCAAGGGCGGAGAGATGATCGAGCGGATCGTGGGCTTCATGCCCAAGCCCGAGCTGAAGCGGCGGCTCGATGGAGCCCTGGGGGCGGATCTCAAGAAGAGCGGCTAG
- a CDS encoding CBS domain-containing protein, with the protein MRGALRLGTLLGIPVAINYTWFIAIWLVAWSLAGSYYPQQSPGFDESTYWAMGIVSALLLFASVLAHEFGHALTARRFGMRTHSIVLFLFGGVAQVAEEPPSPRAEFLVAIAGPLTSLALAAALYAVSPILGDRALGTIIRYLAVVNLMLGVFNMVPGFPLDGGRVLRALLWHRSNNLPRATRIAARTGQVVAVMFIGAGLVVLSRSLITGLWLVLIGWFLDAGAQSSYQQVVLRQGLGGVRVGEIMTRDLHTVEPSLTVERAIADHFLPHKHGGFPVVYGDHLVGIVTLQDVAAVPSDRRAEVAVREVMTPRERLKTVLVDDSAYDALARMMQAGIGRLLVLDDRGDLAGIVTRSDLLHVLRLRGGVED; encoded by the coding sequence ATGCGCGGTGCGCTGCGGTTGGGAACCCTGCTTGGGATCCCGGTTGCCATCAACTACACATGGTTCATCGCGATCTGGCTCGTGGCGTGGTCCCTCGCCGGATCGTACTACCCACAGCAGTCCCCGGGCTTTGATGAGAGCACCTACTGGGCCATGGGCATCGTCTCCGCGCTGCTGCTGTTCGCCTCGGTACTGGCCCACGAGTTCGGCCACGCGCTGACCGCGCGTCGCTTCGGCATGCGGACGCACTCCATCGTGCTATTCCTCTTCGGGGGCGTAGCGCAGGTTGCCGAGGAGCCGCCCTCGCCGCGGGCTGAGTTCCTGGTGGCGATCGCCGGGCCCCTGACGAGTCTGGCGCTGGCAGCAGCGCTGTACGCGGTCTCGCCGATCCTCGGTGATCGGGCCCTGGGTACCATCATCCGGTACCTGGCCGTGGTGAACCTGATGCTGGGCGTTTTCAACATGGTCCCTGGGTTCCCGCTCGACGGCGGGCGCGTCCTGCGCGCCCTGCTGTGGCACAGATCAAACAACCTGCCCAGGGCGACTCGCATCGCGGCCCGCACCGGGCAGGTGGTCGCCGTGATGTTCATCGGCGCCGGGCTGGTCGTGCTGTCACGCAGCCTCATCACGGGCCTTTGGTTGGTGCTCATCGGATGGTTCCTCGACGCCGGGGCGCAGTCGTCCTACCAGCAGGTGGTGCTGCGCCAGGGTCTGGGCGGCGTGCGGGTGGGCGAGATCATGACGCGCGATCTACACACCGTTGAGCCATCGCTCACCGTGGAGCGCGCCATTGCCGATCATTTCCTCCCGCACAAGCACGGCGGATTCCCGGTCGTGTACGGCGATCACCTTGTTGGAATCGTGACGCTGCAGGACGTGGCCGCGGTTCCAAGCGACCGGCGCGCCGAGGTCGCCGTGCGCGAGGTCATGACACCGCGCGAGCGGCTGAAGACCGTACTGGTGGATGACTCGGCCTACGACGCGCTCGCGCGCATGATGCAGGCCGGGATAGGCCGCCTGCTGGTGCTCGACGACCGCGGCGACCTGGCGGGAATCGTAACCCGCAGCGATCTCCTGCACGTGCTGCGGCTCCGGGGCGGCGTGGAAGACTAG
- a CDS encoding DUF951 domain-containing protein: MPVLKIVLGDVVRMRKTHPCGNDQWEVVRLGADIGVRCLKCGRRVLMPRVKFERRVRTFIRRGPDFAEAGQQGDQRGALDLG, encoded by the coding sequence GTGCCGGTGCTGAAGATCGTCCTGGGGGACGTCGTGCGCATGCGCAAGACACATCCCTGCGGGAACGACCAGTGGGAAGTGGTGCGTCTTGGTGCCGACATAGGGGTTCGGTGCCTGAAGTGCGGCAGGAGGGTCCTGATGCCTCGCGTGAAGTTCGAGCGCCGGGTCCGGACGTTCATACGGCGCGGCCCCGACTTCGCCGAGGCCGGCCAGCAGGGGGACCAGCGTGGCGCGCTGGATCTTGGTTGA
- the dnaK gene encoding molecular chaperone DnaK encodes MGKVVGIDLGTTNSVIAVVVGGEPQVIANTEGSRLTPSAVAFTKTGERLVGQMAKRQAILNPENTVYSIKRFVGRRYAEVESERKIVPYKVGEGQNGMAVVHIPASGKTFTPEEISSMILQKLRTDAEAYLGEKITEAVITVPAYFNDSQRTATKHAGEIAGLKVLRIINEPTASCLAYGLDKKGSETVLVFDLGGGTFDVSILEIGGGVFEVKATSGDTHLGGDDWDERIVNWLADEFRKQQGIDLRQDRQALQRLREASERAKVELTTVVQTTINLPFITADATGPKHLDYVLTRAKFEELTADLVERCIGPFRQAISDARLTERDINEVILVGGATRMPMIQELVRRLTGKEPNREVHPDEVVAVGAAIQAGVLAGEVRDVVLLDVTPLTLGVETLGSVMTPMVSRNTTIPTRKTERYTTAADGQTQVEIHVLQGERPMARDNRTLGRFVLDGIPPAPRGVPQIEVTFDIDANGILHVTAKDTATNREQSIKITGTSTLVKDEVDKMVKEAERFAAEDKAKREAAETRNRGDSIAYQVEKLLKDSGDKISSAERAKVEEALKELREALKGEDVARISSAADAVQQASYKMSEEMYKATAGAPGAAAGGEAVGGQAPPSGEDVIDAEYKPSQ; translated from the coding sequence ATGGGCAAAGTTGTGGGCATTGATCTGGGAACGACCAACTCGGTGATCGCCGTGGTCGTCGGCGGAGAACCGCAGGTGATCGCCAATACCGAGGGTAGCCGGCTTACGCCGTCGGCGGTCGCCTTCACGAAGACCGGCGAGCGGTTGGTCGGGCAGATGGCCAAGCGCCAGGCGATCCTCAACCCCGAAAACACGGTCTACTCGATCAAGCGCTTCGTCGGCCGCCGGTACGCCGAGGTGGAGTCCGAGCGCAAGATCGTGCCCTACAAGGTCGGGGAAGGGCAGAACGGCATGGCCGTCGTGCACATTCCCGCCTCCGGCAAGACCTTCACGCCCGAGGAGATCTCCTCAATGATCCTCCAGAAGCTCCGGACCGACGCGGAGGCCTACCTCGGCGAGAAGATCACCGAGGCGGTCATCACCGTGCCGGCCTACTTCAACGACTCGCAGCGCACCGCGACCAAGCACGCCGGCGAGATCGCCGGCCTGAAGGTCCTCCGGATCATCAACGAGCCGACCGCGTCGTGCCTGGCCTATGGCCTGGACAAGAAGGGTTCCGAGACGGTCCTGGTCTTCGACCTGGGCGGCGGCACCTTCGATGTGTCCATTCTGGAGATCGGCGGCGGCGTGTTCGAGGTCAAGGCGACCTCCGGCGATACCCACCTGGGCGGGGACGACTGGGACGAACGAATCGTCAACTGGCTGGCCGACGAGTTCCGCAAGCAGCAGGGCATTGATCTGCGGCAGGATCGCCAGGCGCTACAGCGGTTGCGCGAGGCGTCTGAGCGGGCCAAGGTGGAACTCACCACGGTCGTTCAGACCACGATCAACCTACCCTTCATCACCGCCGACGCTACCGGCCCCAAACACCTCGACTACGTTCTCACCAGGGCCAAGTTCGAGGAGCTGACCGCGGATCTGGTCGAGCGCTGCATCGGGCCGTTTCGGCAGGCCATCTCGGACGCGCGGCTCACGGAGCGCGACATCAACGAGGTGATCCTGGTCGGCGGAGCGACCCGCATGCCCATGATCCAAGAGCTTGTCCGGCGGCTCACCGGCAAGGAGCCCAACAGGGAGGTCCACCCGGATGAGGTCGTGGCCGTGGGCGCGGCGATCCAGGCCGGCGTGCTGGCGGGCGAGGTGCGCGATGTGGTGCTGCTCGACGTCACCCCGCTGACGCTGGGGGTCGAAACCCTGGGCAGCGTCATGACGCCCATGGTTTCCCGCAACACGACCATTCCCACACGCAAGACCGAGAGGTACACCACCGCCGCCGACGGGCAGACGCAGGTCGAGATCCACGTCCTGCAGGGCGAGCGGCCGATGGCGCGCGACAACCGTACGCTTGGCCGGTTCGTGCTGGACGGCATCCCGCCGGCCCCGCGAGGGGTGCCGCAGATCGAGGTGACGTTTGACATTGACGCGAACGGCATCCTGCACGTGACCGCCAAGGATACCGCGACCAATCGCGAGCAGTCCATCAAGATCACCGGTACTTCGACGCTGGTCAAGGACGAGGTTGACAAGATGGTGAAGGAGGCGGAGCGCTTCGCCGCCGAGGACAAGGCCAAGCGCGAGGCCGCCGAGACGCGCAACCGCGGCGATTCCATCGCCTATCAGGTGGAGAAGCTGCTCAAGGACTCCGGGGACAAGATCTCGTCCGCGGAGCGCGCGAAGGTCGAGGAGGCGCTCAAGGAACTGCGCGAGGCGCTGAAGGGCGAGGATGTGGCGCGCATCTCGAGCGCTGCCGACGCGGTGCAGCAGGCGTCCTACAAGATGAGCGAGGAAATGTACAAGGCGACCGCGGGCGCCCCTGGCGCCGCCGCCGGCGGGGAAGCGGTGGGCGGTCAGGCGCCTCCGTCCGGGGAAGACGTGATTGACGCCGAGTACAAGCCGAGCCAGTAG
- a CDS encoding nucleotide exchange factor GrpE, which translates to MGDERILKGDANGETNGESLARPEAPGESVEALQAEVARLSQAAERNWQQFLRAAADLENYRKQAARQREEAVASTRRALLAVILGVADTLERALTHAGSAGAADSGGNNAGAAAIADGIRLAHRQVLDVLSRMGVRPMEALGKEFDPRFHDAVEAVAAGECAPAGTVAAEIQRGYMLGDEVLRPARVRVAQ; encoded by the coding sequence ATGGGTGACGAGCGCATTCTCAAGGGAGATGCCAACGGCGAGACCAACGGGGAATCACTGGCGCGGCCTGAGGCGCCCGGCGAGAGCGTGGAGGCGCTCCAGGCCGAGGTCGCGCGTCTGAGCCAGGCGGCGGAGCGCAACTGGCAGCAGTTCCTGCGCGCGGCCGCCGACCTCGAGAACTACCGGAAGCAGGCGGCTCGGCAGCGCGAGGAGGCGGTGGCTTCCACGCGACGCGCCCTGCTCGCCGTGATCCTGGGCGTGGCAGACACGCTGGAGCGGGCCCTGACGCACGCCGGGAGCGCGGGCGCGGCCGATTCGGGCGGGAACAACGCGGGCGCGGCGGCCATCGCAGACGGCATCCGCCTGGCGCACCGCCAGGTGCTGGACGTTCTCTCGAGGATGGGTGTACGGCCGATGGAGGCGCTGGGCAAGGAGTTCGACCCGCGCTTTCACGATGCGGTCGAGGCGGTGGCCGCCGGCGAGTGCGCGCCGGCCGGAACCGTGGCCGCTGAGATCCAGCGCGGGTACATGCTGGGCGACGAGGTGCTCCGCCCGGCCAGGGTGAGGGTGGCGCAATAG
- a CDS encoding tetratricopeptide repeat protein, whose translation MTTSLTGESASTHSTHMAQGEAHLEAGEWPEAEAAFRRAVEADPSSAAALSKLGVAIAHQRRLGEAEQAFARAVAVDPRYAPAWSNLGNACRETGRLDQALEAYQRAVALDPDYWIAHQNLGGLYKQMGRTGEAIASLRRATRLSASRALRGSRPAGGRRIGCGGASAAALIIVAAAALLL comes from the coding sequence GTGACGACCTCGTTGACCGGCGAATCCGCTTCCACGCATTCCACGCACATGGCGCAAGGCGAGGCTCACCTCGAAGCCGGCGAGTGGCCCGAGGCCGAGGCCGCCTTCCGCCGCGCCGTTGAGGCGGATCCTTCGTCGGCCGCGGCGCTCAGCAAGCTCGGCGTTGCGATCGCACACCAGCGCCGCCTGGGAGAAGCGGAGCAGGCATTCGCCCGCGCGGTCGCCGTGGACCCGCGATACGCGCCCGCGTGGAGCAACCTGGGGAACGCCTGCAGGGAGACAGGGCGGCTGGATCAGGCGCTGGAGGCCTACCAGCGGGCGGTCGCGCTGGACCCCGACTACTGGATCGCCCACCAGAACCTGGGTGGCCTTTACAAGCAGATGGGCCGCACGGGCGAGGCGATCGCCTCGCTGCGCCGTGCCACGCGGCTGTCGGCAAGCAGGGCGCTGCGCGGCTCCCGGCCTGCCGGTGGCCGCCGGATCGGTTGCGGCGGCGCCTCGGCCGCGGCGCTGATCATCGTGGCCGCCGCGGCGCTCCTGCTCTAG
- a CDS encoding spermine synthase yields the protein MSAILEVTVFVSGGVLLALEIIASRVLAPYFGNSIYVWGSLIGVFLTALSVGYAVGGRIADRFPSHGLFSGIVFLAGLLTVPIPTLATPVLDAIARADLGPQLNPLAGSMALFVVPSIVMGMVSPFAVRLRARAVATVGQTAGALYAISTVGSITGTLAASFVLINYLGVREIIQILGLSLMAMAVVSWMAARQRTAAALGAVLAVLLAAGVTGAAPAPTLVYARDTVYHRITVSDEGTVRYLKLDNYWQSALDRERPQRTVFAYADYMHLPVIFVPRPSHAALIGLGGGTIPARYVADYPTVTMDVAEIDPEVVTVARRFFGVADSDRLIMTARDGRLHLRLAQARFDIIMTDAYLIDTIPFHLATREFFALARSRLAPGGLVASNIIGALDGPNSRLFRAIYKTIRQVFPTVYVFPVDFGRYGAPDSLRNVIVIATDEPALSSEEIRRRAQALVDARRVTVDRFLAAAADLYEAVIPTADVPVLSDNFAPIDALIPTR from the coding sequence GTGAGCGCCATCCTTGAGGTCACAGTTTTCGTCAGCGGAGGCGTGCTGCTCGCGCTGGAGATCATCGCCAGCCGGGTACTGGCGCCCTACTTCGGCAACTCGATCTACGTATGGGGCAGTCTAATAGGCGTCTTCCTCACGGCGTTGAGCGTGGGGTACGCCGTCGGCGGTAGGATCGCCGACCGATTCCCATCGCACGGCCTGTTCTCTGGGATCGTCTTCCTGGCCGGGCTGCTGACCGTCCCAATACCTACCCTGGCCACGCCCGTGCTTGATGCGATCGCCCGCGCCGACCTGGGGCCGCAGCTCAACCCGCTGGCCGGATCCATGGCGCTGTTCGTGGTACCCAGCATTGTGATGGGCATGGTCTCGCCGTTTGCCGTGCGGCTTCGCGCCAGGGCCGTGGCCACCGTGGGGCAGACGGCCGGCGCGCTCTACGCCATCAGCACGGTGGGCTCGATTACCGGGACGCTGGCGGCCTCGTTCGTGCTGATCAACTACCTCGGGGTCCGCGAGATAATCCAGATCCTCGGGCTGTCGCTGATGGCAATGGCCGTGGTCTCCTGGATGGCCGCGCGGCAGAGGACTGCCGCGGCCCTGGGCGCGGTGCTTGCGGTTCTGCTGGCTGCCGGGGTTACGGGAGCGGCGCCCGCGCCCACGCTGGTCTATGCCCGCGACACCGTCTATCACCGGATCACCGTCTCAGACGAGGGCACCGTCCGCTATCTCAAGCTGGACAACTACTGGCAGAGCGCCCTCGATCGCGAGCGGCCGCAGCGCACGGTTTTTGCCTACGCGGACTACATGCACCTGCCCGTGATTTTCGTGCCCCGGCCGTCGCACGCCGCGCTGATCGGGCTAGGCGGGGGCACGATCCCGGCCCGCTACGTGGCCGATTATCCCACGGTGACGATGGACGTGGCCGAGATAGATCCCGAGGTGGTGACCGTGGCGCGGCGCTTCTTCGGCGTGGCGGACAGCGATCGCCTGATCATGACCGCGCGCGACGGCAGGCTGCACCTGCGCCTAGCGCAGGCACGGTTCGACATTATCATGACCGATGCCTACCTGATTGACACCATTCCCTTCCACCTGGCCACCCGCGAGTTCTTCGCGCTCGCCCGCTCCCGGCTTGCCCCCGGCGGCTTGGTCGCCTCCAACATAATCGGAGCCCTGGACGGTCCGAACAGCCGGTTGTTCAGGGCGATCTACAAGACCATCCGCCAGGTCTTTCCCACGGTGTATGTCTTTCCGGTGGACTTCGGCCGCTACGGCGCGCCGGACTCGCTCCGCAACGTCATAGTGATCGCGACCGACGAGCCGGCGCTCTCGTCCGAGGAGATCAGACGCCGCGCACAGGCGCTGGTGGATGCGCGGCGCGTAACCGTGGACAGGTTCCTGGCCGCGGCGGCCGATCTGTACGAGGCGGTCATCCCGACCGCCGACGTCCCGGTGCTCTCCGACAACTTCGCACCCATTGATGCGCTGATACCGACTCGATAG